One genomic region from Chthoniobacterales bacterium encodes:
- a CDS encoding copper-translocating P-type ATPase has protein sequence MNSEHSCCGGHDHSVTPPASAKYFCPMCPGVESDSPGACPKCGMALERNPSWKPQKIYTCPMHPEVVQDSPGACPICGMALELQSAAEPEDDAELRDMTRRFWFGGLAALPVFLLAMAHIFPGSPHWLMGSASRWTQAILATPVVLWAGWPFLVRGARSLRTGHFNMFTLIALGVGSAWLYSVAAMLAPGWFPSSMRMDGGVGIYFEAAAVIVVLVLLGQVLELRARSRTGSAIRALLELAPATARLVEKNEERIVPLESVRAGNILRVKPGDKIPVDGVVSEGQSQVDEAMLTGEPLPVAKAAGDPVTGGTMNGTGSFLMEARRVGDETVLAQIVRMVGDAQRSRAPIQALADRVAGWFVPAVTGIALVTFLIWLLLGPQPALAHALANAVAVLIIACPCALGLATPMSIMVGVGRGAQAGILVKNAEALERLEKVTLVVMDKTGTLTEGKPRVVQVVPAPDFDETQLLALAAAVEKNSEHPLAAAVVLAAVERGLALENAADFQSTTAEGVRARVGERAVSVGKLEFLKQAETSIPMELERAAASLNTEGKTTIFVAVDGKFAGFLAIADPVKATTPAAIASLHALGLEVVMLTGDNQRTAAWLGQQLGLDQIIAEIAAAGKHDQIAAWKRSGKRVAMAGDGINDAPALAAADVGIAMGTGTSIAMESAGITLLGGDLQGLVRAVVLSRALMKNIRQNLLFAFLYNALGIPIAAGVFYPVFGWLLSPMIAGAAMSLSSVSVITNALRLRSVSLDKS, from the coding sequence ATGAACTCCGAACACTCCTGCTGCGGCGGTCACGATCACTCGGTGACCCCGCCCGCTTCCGCGAAATATTTCTGCCCGATGTGTCCCGGAGTCGAATCCGACTCGCCCGGAGCTTGCCCGAAATGCGGCATGGCTCTGGAACGCAATCCGTCGTGGAAACCTCAGAAAATTTACACCTGCCCGATGCATCCCGAAGTCGTGCAGGATTCGCCCGGCGCGTGCCCGATCTGCGGGATGGCGCTGGAGTTGCAATCCGCCGCCGAGCCGGAGGACGACGCGGAATTGCGCGACATGACCCGCCGGTTCTGGTTCGGCGGACTGGCGGCGCTGCCAGTATTTTTGCTGGCGATGGCGCATATTTTCCCCGGCTCGCCGCATTGGCTGATGGGCTCCGCCTCGCGCTGGACGCAGGCCATTCTGGCGACGCCCGTGGTGCTCTGGGCTGGCTGGCCGTTTCTCGTGCGCGGCGCGCGTTCCCTGCGCACGGGCCATTTCAATATGTTCACGCTCATCGCGCTCGGCGTCGGCTCGGCCTGGCTTTACAGCGTGGCGGCGATGCTCGCGCCGGGCTGGTTTCCGAGTTCCATGCGAATGGACGGCGGCGTGGGCATCTACTTCGAGGCGGCGGCGGTGATCGTGGTGCTGGTGTTGCTCGGCCAGGTGTTGGAACTCCGCGCGCGCAGTCGCACCGGGAGCGCGATCCGGGCTCTCCTCGAGTTGGCGCCCGCCACGGCGCGTCTCGTGGAGAAGAATGAGGAACGCATTGTACCGCTGGAAAGCGTCCGGGCCGGAAACATTTTGCGAGTAAAACCGGGCGACAAAATCCCGGTCGATGGCGTGGTTTCCGAAGGGCAGTCGCAGGTCGATGAGGCCATGCTGACCGGCGAACCGCTCCCAGTCGCGAAGGCGGCGGGCGACCCCGTCACCGGCGGCACGATGAATGGCACGGGCAGTTTTCTGATGGAGGCGCGGCGGGTCGGAGACGAAACCGTGCTCGCCCAGATCGTGCGGATGGTCGGTGATGCGCAACGCAGCCGCGCTCCGATCCAGGCTCTGGCGGACCGGGTGGCAGGCTGGTTTGTGCCAGCGGTCACCGGCATCGCGCTGGTGACGTTTCTGATCTGGCTCTTACTCGGCCCGCAACCAGCCCTCGCTCATGCGCTGGCCAATGCGGTCGCGGTCCTGATCATCGCCTGCCCGTGCGCGCTCGGACTGGCCACGCCGATGAGCATCATGGTCGGCGTCGGGCGCGGCGCGCAGGCGGGCATCCTCGTTAAAAATGCCGAGGCGCTGGAGCGGCTGGAAAAGGTGACGCTCGTGGTGATGGATAAAACCGGCACGCTCACCGAGGGCAAACCGCGCGTGGTGCAGGTCGTGCCCGCCCCAGATTTCGATGAAACTCAACTGCTCGCCCTCGCTGCCGCCGTTGAAAAAAACAGCGAGCATCCCCTCGCCGCCGCCGTCGTGCTGGCCGCCGTTGAGCGCGGGCTGGCCCTGGAAAATGCAGCCGACTTCCAATCGACCACGGCGGAAGGCGTTCGCGCCCGAGTCGGTGAACGTGCCGTTTCCGTGGGCAAACTGGAGTTTCTAAAACAAGCCGAGACTTCCATTCCAATGGAACTCGAACGTGCGGCGGCCAGCCTGAATACCGAGGGCAAAACGACGATTTTCGTGGCGGTCGATGGCAAGTTTGCCGGTTTTCTGGCCATTGCCGACCCCGTAAAAGCGACGACACCGGCAGCCATCGCGAGTCTGCACGCCCTCGGTCTGGAGGTGGTGATGCTGACCGGCGACAACCAGCGAACCGCCGCCTGGCTGGGGCAGCAGCTTGGGTTGGATCAAATCATTGCCGAAATCGCCGCCGCTGGAAAACACGATCAAATCGCCGCCTGGAAACGCTCGGGAAAACGCGTGGCGATGGCAGGCGACGGCATCAACGACGCCCCCGCCCTGGCCGCTGCCGATGTCGGCATCGCCATGGGCACGGGCACCTCCATCGCCATGGAAAGCGCCGGAATCACCCTGCTTGGCGGCGATTTGCAGGGCTTGGTGCGCGCCGTGGTTTTGAGCAGGGCCCTGATGAAAAACATCCGGCAGAATCTGCTGTTCGCTTTTCTCTACAACGCCCTCGGCATCCCCATCGCTGCGGGCGTGTTTTACCCCGTCTTCGGCTGGCTGCTCAGTCCGATGATTGCCGGCGCGGCGATGAGTCTGAGTTCGGTCTCGGTGATCACCAACGCCCTGCGCCTGCGCTCGGTCTCCCTCGACAAAAGCTAA
- a CDS encoding 16S rRNA (uracil(1498)-N(3))-methyltransferase, producing MHRFYIPAADWNPDQLVLSPEESHHALDVLRLEKGQRVVVFNGNGTEITAEIAETKKNGVRLKAQQTARTPKLKAAITLGQAIPKGKNMDLIVQKATELGAAVIAPILSERTVVQIDAGDSDKKRAKWQEVVIEAAKQCGQNWLPEIAKPLSPKAFFEQGTRYDLMLIASLQPDARGLKNVLAEVEKETGKPPASVLILVGPEGDFTPAEIALAKSHGCKPITLGPIVLRTETASLYCLSVLAHELF from the coding sequence ATGCATCGTTTTTACATTCCCGCCGCCGATTGGAACCCCGACCAGCTCGTTCTCAGCCCTGAAGAATCGCATCACGCGCTCGACGTTCTCCGTCTCGAAAAGGGCCAGCGCGTAGTCGTCTTCAATGGCAATGGAACTGAAATCACCGCCGAAATCGCCGAGACCAAAAAAAATGGCGTTCGCTTGAAAGCCCAGCAGACAGCCCGCACGCCGAAGCTGAAGGCCGCGATCACGCTCGGGCAAGCCATTCCCAAGGGCAAAAACATGGACCTCATCGTCCAGAAAGCGACCGAACTCGGCGCGGCGGTGATTGCTCCGATTTTGTCCGAGCGCACCGTCGTTCAGATCGACGCGGGCGACTCCGATAAAAAACGCGCCAAATGGCAGGAAGTAGTCATCGAAGCAGCCAAACAATGCGGCCAAAACTGGCTGCCGGAAATCGCCAAACCGCTCTCGCCCAAGGCCTTTTTCGAGCAGGGCACGCGCTACGACCTCATGCTCATCGCCTCGCTTCAGCCCGATGCACGCGGGTTGAAAAACGTCCTCGCCGAAGTCGAAAAAGAAACCGGCAAACCGCCCGCCAGCGTCCTCATTCTCGTGGGACCGGAGGGAGATTTCACCCCCGCCGAGATCGCACTGGCGAAGAGCCACGGCTGCAAGCCGATCACGCTGGGACCCATCGTTTTGCGCACGGAAACGGCTAGCTTGTATTGCCTGAGCGTGCTCGCCCATGAGCTTTTTTAG
- the rplS gene encoding 50S ribosomal protein L19, with translation MSIIIDKIEQEQFKTDLTPFNVGDSVKVHTRVVEGDKERIQIFAGIVIGKKGRGLNAMFTVRRISYGEGVERVFPIHSPRIAKVDVERQGNVRRAKLNYLRGRKGKQAMTVKQKAAA, from the coding sequence ATGAGCATCATTATCGACAAAATCGAGCAGGAACAATTCAAGACCGACCTTACTCCCTTCAACGTGGGCGACAGCGTGAAGGTCCACACCCGCGTCGTGGAAGGTGACAAGGAGCGCATCCAGATTTTCGCCGGCATCGTCATTGGCAAAAAAGGCCGCGGCCTAAACGCCATGTTCACCGTCCGCCGCATTTCTTATGGCGAAGGTGTCGAGCGCGTATTCCCGATTCATTCGCCTCGCATCGCGAAGGTCGATGTCGAGCGCCAGGGCAATGTGCGCCGCGCCAAACTGAATTATCTCCGCGGACGCAAGGGCAAGCAGGCCATGACCGTGAAGCAAAAGGCAGCCGCTTAA
- a CDS encoding ribonuclease HII, which yields MPCSLRHENRLRALGHSRIAGIDEAGRGPLAGPVVVAAVILPLKFRHRVLNDSKQLNEKQRESIYLEISTRDDIVWSVVSIEPSEIDRLNILRATHEGMRRAAAELEPDHALIDGLPVRPFPYPHTALVQGDGLSFSIAAASIIAKVTRDRLMHEWHERHPIYEFSQNKGYPTPQHLATLREHGPCPIHRRSFAPVAQSWLDFGPSGTRTDG from the coding sequence ATGCCCTGCTCCCTGCGCCACGAAAACCGACTGCGCGCGCTCGGCCACAGCCGCATCGCCGGAATCGACGAGGCGGGTCGCGGCCCCTTGGCGGGGCCGGTCGTGGTGGCGGCGGTGATTTTGCCGCTAAAGTTTCGCCATCGGGTGTTAAACGACTCGAAGCAGCTCAACGAGAAACAGCGCGAATCCATTTACCTCGAGATCAGCACCCGCGACGACATCGTTTGGTCGGTGGTGAGCATCGAGCCGTCCGAGATTGACCGGCTGAACATTCTCCGCGCCACGCACGAGGGAATGCGCCGGGCGGCAGCCGAGTTGGAACCGGATCACGCGCTGATCGACGGCTTGCCGGTGAGGCCGTTTCCCTATCCGCACACCGCGCTGGTGCAGGGCGACGGGCTGAGTTTTAGCATCGCGGCGGCCAGCATTATTGCCAAAGTCACCCGTGACCGGCTGATGCACGAGTGGCACGAACGGCATCCGATTTACGAATTTTCCCAAAACAAAGGCTACCCAACGCCGCAGCATCTCGCCACACTGCGCGAGCATGGGCCTTGTCCAATTCATCGCCGCTCGTTTGCGCCGGTCGCCCAAAGCTGGCTCGACTTCGGACCATCTGGAACTCGGACGGACGGGTGA
- a CDS encoding YraN family protein, which yields MRRSPKAGSTSDHLELGRTGEKLAERHLRRHGYKVLYRNFRGPHGGEVDIICRDKKEKKLVFIEVKTRTSEKYGRPITAVDHGKQFYIARGALAWLRMLDDPEVPFRFDVVEVVMDEPQPTITIVTDAFSLPAPYRY from the coding sequence TTGCGCCGGTCGCCCAAAGCTGGCTCGACTTCGGACCATCTGGAACTCGGACGGACGGGTGAAAAACTGGCCGAGCGCCATCTGCGGCGTCACGGTTACAAGGTGCTCTATCGCAACTTTCGCGGCCCGCACGGCGGCGAGGTGGACATCATTTGCCGCGACAAGAAGGAAAAGAAACTCGTCTTTATCGAAGTCAAAACCCGCACCTCGGAGAAATATGGACGCCCCATCACGGCGGTCGATCACGGGAAACAATTTTACATCGCGCGCGGCGCATTGGCCTGGCTGCGAATGCTGGATGACCCGGAAGTCCCCTTTCGCTTCGATGTCGTGGAGGTCGTCATGGACGAGCCGCAGCCCACGATCACCATTGTGACGGACGCCTTTTCCCTGCCCGCGCCGTATCGTTATTAG
- the ychF gene encoding redox-regulated ATPase YchF, producing MLSAGIVGLPNVGKSTLFNAVTRTRKATAANYPFCTIDPNVGIVTVPDYRLEVLSKISGSQKLIPAAIEFVDIAGLVKDASKGEGLGNQFLANIRETDAIVQVVRCFEDADIHHVSGTVDPVRDIEVINTELILADMASLQKRADRQKKAARVGDKTALAEIALIERLMPYLDSGKPAVTFEASADEKKLIAEFFLLSAKPTLFACNVAEGDLASVVALVDSADDNEMALPKDVVELTPAARYVQAVRDYARAHFGTEAVVISAQIESELTDLSAEEATEFLKDLGVPESGVGSLIRAVYHLLGLRTYLTTGEKETRAWTIRIGDKAPAAAGVIHSDFERGFIAAETVAFEDLARLGSMAKAREAGKLRIEGKEYVVQDGDVFDFRFNV from the coding sequence ATGTTATCCGCTGGAATCGTCGGTCTTCCCAATGTCGGCAAATCGACTCTTTTTAATGCTGTCACCCGCACCCGCAAGGCGACGGCGGCCAATTACCCGTTTTGCACGATCGACCCGAATGTCGGCATCGTCACCGTGCCTGATTATCGGCTCGAAGTGCTCTCGAAAATCAGCGGTTCGCAGAAGTTGATCCCGGCGGCGATTGAGTTTGTCGATATCGCCGGGCTCGTGAAGGATGCCAGCAAGGGCGAGGGCTTGGGGAATCAGTTTTTGGCCAATATCCGGGAGACCGACGCCATTGTGCAGGTCGTGCGCTGCTTCGAGGACGCCGATATTCATCACGTTTCGGGCACGGTCGATCCGGTGCGCGACATTGAGGTGATTAATACCGAACTCATTTTGGCCGACATGGCGTCGCTCCAGAAACGCGCGGATCGCCAGAAAAAGGCGGCTCGCGTCGGCGACAAAACGGCGCTGGCTGAGATCGCGTTGATCGAGCGATTGATGCCGTATCTGGACTCTGGAAAACCGGCGGTGACCTTCGAGGCGTCGGCGGATGAGAAGAAATTGATCGCGGAATTTTTCCTGCTCAGCGCAAAACCCACGCTCTTCGCCTGCAACGTGGCCGAGGGCGATCTCGCGAGCGTCGTGGCGCTGGTCGATTCGGCCGATGACAACGAAATGGCGCTGCCGAAGGACGTGGTCGAGCTCACGCCCGCCGCGCGTTACGTGCAGGCCGTGCGCGATTACGCCCGCGCCCATTTCGGCACGGAAGCGGTGGTTATCAGCGCCCAGATCGAGAGCGAATTGACCGACCTTTCAGCCGAGGAAGCGACGGAGTTTTTGAAGGATCTCGGCGTGCCGGAAAGCGGCGTCGGGAGTTTGATTCGGGCCGTGTATCATTTGCTCGGGTTGCGGACGTATCTGACGACTGGCGAGAAGGAAACCCGCGCCTGGACGATTCGGATCGGCGACAAAGCACCGGCGGCGGCGGGCGTGATTCATAGCGATTTCGAGCGCGGCTTCATCGCGGCGGAGACCGTCGCGTTTGAGGATTTGGCCCGCCTGGGCAGCATGGCCAAGGCGCGCGAGGCGGGCAAACTTCGCATCGAAGGGAAAGAATACGTGGTGCAAGACGGCGACGTGTTTGACTTCCGTTTCAATGTTTAG
- a CDS encoding nucleotidyltransferase family protein: protein MAGLKEQLEMLKPDWALFDVQRAWLFGSRATGNAAPDSDWDFLVQFSHPPGFEAFMGLRDRLAHRLGARVDLLSRSACKPRFLEEIEKELVDVT, encoded by the coding sequence ATGGCTGGCCTGAAGGAGCAACTCGAAATGCTGAAACCCGACTGGGCTCTTTTCGACGTGCAGCGCGCGTGGCTTTTCGGTTCGAGAGCCACCGGAAACGCTGCACCCGACAGCGACTGGGATTTCTTGGTGCAGTTTTCCCACCCGCCCGGCTTCGAGGCATTCATGGGACTGCGCGACCGGCTCGCCCATCGTCTCGGCGCACGCGTGGATTTGCTGTCACGCTCCGCCTGCAAACCGCGTTTCCTAGAGGAAATCGAAAAGGAACTCGTCGATGTCACGTAG
- a CDS encoding DUF86 domain-containing protein, whose amino-acid sequence MESCDRIKSYIAGLDSGSFEADLKTQDAVIRQFEVIGEAVKSLPESLTASHPEIPWKQIAGFRDVLAHSYFAVDASVVWDAAQNKVPLLKTACGQLLER is encoded by the coding sequence ATCGAAAGCTGCGACCGAATCAAAAGCTACATCGCGGGTCTGGACAGCGGCTCTTTCGAAGCCGACTTGAAAACACAAGACGCCGTAATCCGTCAATTTGAAGTCATCGGTGAAGCCGTGAAAAGCCTGCCTGAATCTCTCACTGCGTCTCATCCGGAGATTCCCTGGAAGCAGATCGCCGGCTTTCGCGATGTTTTGGCTCACTCCTATTTTGCCGTGGATGCCTCGGTAGTCTGGGATGCCGCCCAGAACAAGGTGCCGCTGCTCAAAACGGCCTGCGGACAACTCTTGGAGCGTTAG
- a CDS encoding HepT-like ribonuclease domain-containing protein translates to MEFISEVNTFMSGETLDSLLSNTMRLRAFERVMQCIGEAVKRLPISLREQYSAVDWKGAAGLRDRVAHGYDGLDYAILWKAAQKQLPGLEQTARQMLLDLRQ, encoded by the coding sequence TTGGAGTTCATCTCTGAGGTAAACACCTTTATGAGTGGGGAGACGCTCGATAGCCTGCTCTCGAACACCATGAGGCTGCGGGCCTTCGAGCGAGTCATGCAATGCATCGGTGAAGCCGTCAAACGACTGCCGATCTCTCTTCGGGAACAATATTCCGCTGTCGATTGGAAGGGTGCCGCCGGACTGCGCGACCGCGTGGCGCATGGTTACGACGGCCTTGATTATGCTATTCTTTGGAAAGCGGCGCAGAAACAACTCCCGGGGCTTGAGCAGACCGCCAGGCAAATGCTGCTGGATTTGAGGCAATAG
- a CDS encoding nucleotidyltransferase domain-containing protein, producing MTLAELPIPIDRERIAAFCRERGIRRMSLFGSVVRPDFDPNHSDVDVLVEFLPDRIPGWEFFHWHEDLEPLFGRKVDVVSQLGKHIRPLVEPELTPIYEQS from the coding sequence ATGACACTCGCCGAACTACCCATTCCGATTGATCGCGAACGCATCGCCGCATTCTGTCGCGAGCGCGGCATCCGGCGGATGAGCCTCTTCGGCTCCGTCGTCCGGCCCGACTTCGATCCGAATCATAGCGACGTGGATGTGCTGGTGGAGTTTCTGCCCGACCGGATTCCAGGATGGGAATTTTTCCACTGGCATGAGGACTTGGAGCCGCTTTTTGGCCGCAAAGTCGATGTCGTTTCTCAATTGGGAAAACATATCAGGCCATTAGTGGAGCCCGAGCTCACACCGATCTATGAGCAATCATGA
- a CDS encoding glycosyltransferase family 39 protein, which translates to MSPSNPLPQGSPESSLTPPKTWVLLRSALLILAIWAGIYLPTLGTLELKGEEGRRILPGQTMLRNGDWIVPQVGGETYLRKPPMINWLAAISFKLTGVENEWTARLPSVLGVLAVALAVFLAGARWLGHPAAFAAAVFTLTNLGMIDKGRMLEIDALYSAATGIAIIAWLRGWMLDRPWRMAAGIGIALGCGYLLKGPVHLLFFYAVVVAVLWKSRELCKLPHPAHLVSLLIATGLVALWWVPFHARTGGAGSAMIHQLTDRLDGSDFDLSGWILNIPRGLANLLPWSLFLPFAWVPLRPDSPEKIRALTRGLRWAVVFSFLAVSLAPGSLPRYTMPVTVPFALLIALLLEWGTLPERLWKIWRTATGGGVGGLKVLAQRSGFLFVLLMAIYSLAIVPQLKKRSLWRAAGDKINAAVPDGETLYAVDPGSQPIFFYLTDPYQFVDKADDLPRDAHYILARGKPLADVRKHHPEARELVTYEDRGDKTTILLQVDSARK; encoded by the coding sequence ATGTCCCCTTCCAATCCACTCCCTCAAGGTTCTCCAGAATCGAGTTTAACTCCGCCCAAGACTTGGGTTCTGCTGCGTTCGGCGCTCCTCATCCTCGCGATCTGGGCGGGCATCTACCTGCCGACATTGGGAACACTCGAACTCAAGGGCGAGGAGGGGCGCCGCATTTTGCCGGGACAAACCATGCTGCGAAATGGCGACTGGATCGTCCCGCAAGTCGGCGGCGAAACTTATTTGCGCAAGCCGCCGATGATCAACTGGCTGGCGGCGATCAGCTTCAAACTCACCGGCGTCGAAAACGAATGGACCGCCCGTTTGCCGTCGGTGCTCGGGGTTTTGGCGGTCGCGCTGGCTGTCTTTCTGGCAGGCGCGCGCTGGCTGGGGCATCCCGCCGCCTTCGCCGCCGCCGTCTTCACGCTCACGAATCTGGGCATGATCGACAAAGGCCGCATGTTGGAAATCGACGCCCTTTATTCCGCCGCGACGGGAATCGCGATCATCGCCTGGCTGCGCGGCTGGATGCTCGACCGCCCGTGGCGCATGGCGGCTGGCATTGGAATCGCACTCGGCTGCGGCTACCTCTTAAAAGGCCCGGTGCATCTGCTTTTTTTCTATGCGGTGGTCGTCGCCGTGCTTTGGAAAAGCCGTGAACTCTGCAAGCTGCCGCACCCCGCGCATCTCGTTTCCCTGCTCATCGCGACCGGACTCGTCGCGCTCTGGTGGGTGCCCTTCCATGCGCGCACCGGCGGCGCGGGCAGCGCCATGATTCATCAACTCACCGACCGCCTCGACGGCTCCGATTTCGATCTCAGCGGCTGGATACTGAACATCCCGCGCGGCCTCGCCAACCTCCTGCCGTGGTCCCTGTTTCTCCCGTTCGCCTGGGTGCCATTGCGACCGGACTCGCCGGAAAAAATCCGGGCTCTCACTCGCGGGTTGCGCTGGGCGGTCGTTTTCAGCTTCCTCGCCGTGAGCCTCGCGCCCGGTTCGCTGCCTCGCTACACCATGCCGGTCACCGTCCCCTTTGCCCTCCTAATTGCGCTCTTACTCGAATGGGGCACGCTTCCCGAGAGGCTCTGGAAAATCTGGCGCACGGCCACTGGCGGCGGAGTCGGCGGGTTAAAGGTCCTCGCGCAACGCAGCGGATTTCTCTTCGTTTTGCTCATGGCGATCTACTCGCTGGCCATCGTGCCCCAACTCAAAAAGCGTTCCCTCTGGCGTGCGGCGGGCGACAAAATCAACGCCGCCGTGCCCGATGGCGAGACGCTTTACGCGGTCGATCCGGGTTCGCAGCCGATCTTTTTTTACCTGACCGATCCCTATCAATTCGTGGACAAGGCCGATGATCTCCCGCGCGACGCGCATTACATTCTGGCTCGCGGCAAACCCTTGGCCGACGTGCGCAAGCATCATCCCGAGGCGAGGGAACTCGTGACCTACGAAGATCGCGGCGACAAAACGACCATCCTCCTGCAAGTCGATTCAGCCCGGAAGTAG